From a single Capsicum annuum cultivar UCD-10X-F1 chromosome 12, UCD10Xv1.1, whole genome shotgun sequence genomic region:
- the LOC107850513 gene encoding polyadenylate-binding protein 2 isoform X2: protein MAQIQVQHQSPVTGGNGVAAVAPAAAVTGGAAAAVQGGGGASQFTSTSLYVGDLDFNVTDSQLYDLFNQVGQVVSVRVCRDLSTRRSLGYGYVNYSSPQDAARAMEMLNFTPVNGKSIRVMYSHRDPTLRKSGSANIFIKNLDKSIDNKALHDTFSSFGNILSCKIATDSNGQSKGYGFVQFDNEESAQGAIDKLNGMLMNDKQVYVGHFLRKQERESTTGMTKFNNVYVKNLSDTTTDDELKNVFGEFGTITSAVVMRDADGKPKGFGFVNFENADDAAKAVEALNGKKFDEKEWYVGKAQKKSEREQELKSKFEQTAKEAVDKYQGVNLYVKNLDDSIDDEKLKELFAEFGTITSCKVMRDPSGISRGSGFVAFSTPEEASRALSEMNGKMIVSKPLYVALAQRKEERRAKLQAQFSQLRPVAMPPSLAPRMPIYPPGAPGIGQQLFYGQGPPALIPPQAGFGYQQQLVPGMRPGGAPMPNFFMPMVQQGQQGQRPGGRRGAGPVQQSQQPMPLMQQQMMPRGRMYRYPPGGRNVPDGPMPGVAGGMLSVPYDMGGMLPRDAAAMGQPMPISTLASALANAPPEQQRTMLGESLYPLVDQLEHEHAAKVTGMLLEMDQTEVLHLLESPEALKAKVSEAMEVLRNVQQANSPADQLASLSLNDNLVS, encoded by the exons ATGGCGCAGATTCAGGTACAACATCAGAGTCCAGTGACCGGAGGAAATGGAGTGGCGGCGGTTGCTCCTGCGGCGGCGGTAACTGGTGGTGCTGCGGCGGCGGTACAAGGTGGAGGAGGAGCGAGTCAGTTTACTTCGACGTCGTTGTATGTTGGGGATTTGGATTTTAATGTGACGGATTCGCAGCTTTATGATCTGTTTAATCAAGTGGGACAGGTGGTTTCGGTTAGGGTTTGTAGAGATCTTAGTACGAGGAGATCTCTTGGTTATGGATATGTTAACTACAGTAGTCCTCAGGATG CTGCAAGGGCAATGGAGATGTTGAACTTCACTCCCGTCAATGGGAAGTCCATTAGGGTGATGTATTCTCATAGGGATCCTACTCTTCGTAAGAGTGGATCAGCAAATATATTTATTAAG AATTTGGACAAGTCAATTGACAACAAAGCGTTGCACGACACCTTTTCAAGCTTTGGCAATATTCTTTCTTGCAAGATAGCTACTGATTCTAATGGTCAGTCAAAGGGTTATGGTTTTGTACAATTTGACAACGAAGAATCTGCTCAAGGTGCCATAGATAAGTTAAATGGTATGCTGATGAATGATAAGCAAGTGTATGTTGGACATTTTCTTCGCAAACAGGAAAGAGAATCTACAACTGGCATGACAAAATTCAACAACGTGTATGTGAAAAATTTGTCCGACACTACAACTGATGATGAGTTAAAAAATGTTTTTGGTGAGTTCGGGACTATTACTAGTGCAGTAGTGATGAGGGATGCAGATGGAAAACCCAAGGGCTTTGGGTTTGTTAATTTTGAGAATGCTGATGATGCTGCTAAGGCTGTTGAAGCCTTAAATGGaaagaaatttgatgaaaaagagtGGTATGTTGGGAAAGCTCAGAAGAAGTCTGAAAGAGAGCAAGAACTGAAAAGCAAGTTTGAGCAAACTGCCAAGGAGGCGGTTGATAAATACCAAGGTGTTAATTTGTATGTAAAAAATTTGGATGACAGCATTGATGATGAAAAGCTCAAGGAGCTTTTTGCAGAGTTTGGTACGATAACCTCATGCAAG GTTATGCGGGATCCAAGTGGAATCAGCAGGGGGTCTGGATTTGTTGCCTTCTCTACTCCTGAAGAAGCTTCAAGAGCT CTTTCTGAGATGAATGGCAAGATGATAGTAAGCAAGCCACTCTATGTGGCACTAGCACAGCGGAAAGAGGAGCGAAGAGCGAAGTTGCAG GCACAATTTTCACAATTGCGACCGGTGGCAATGCCCCCATCACTTGCTCCTCGCATGCCAATTTACCCTCCTGGTGCTCCTGGGATTGGACAGCAGCTATTTTATGGGCAAGGCCCCCCTGCTCTAATTCCTCCCCAG GCTGGATTTGGTTATCAGCAACAGCTTGTTCCTGGAATGCGTCCCGGAGGAGCTCCTATGCCGAACTTCTTCATGCCGATGGTCCAACAAGGACAACAAGGCCAGCGCCCTGGTGGTCGACGAGGAGCAGGGCCTGTGCAACAATCTCAACAGCCTATGCCGTTGATGCAGCAGCAG ATGATGCCAAGGGGAAGAATGTACCGCTATCCACCCGGTGGGCGTAATGTCCCAGATGGGCCAATGCCCGGCGTTGCTGGGGGTATGCTCTCTGTTCCTTATGATATGGGGGGCATGCTTCCTCGTGATGCTGCTGCAATGGGTCAACCTATGCCAATTTCAACATTGGCTTCTGCCCTTGCTAATGCACCACCTGAACAGCAGAGGACG ATGTTGGGTGAAAGTTTGTACCCACTTGTTGATCAGCTGGAACATGAGCATGCTGCAAAGGTTACAGGCATGCTTCTAGAAATGGACCAGACTGAGGTGTTGCATCTGCTTGAATCACCAGAGGCTTTGAAGGCTAAAGTTTCCGAGGCCATGGAAGTTCTGAGGAATGTTCAGCAGGCTAACAGCCCGGCTGACCAACTTGCCTCGCTTTCCCTCAATGACAACCTTGTTTCTTAG
- the LOC107850513 gene encoding polyadenylate-binding protein 2 isoform X1, translated as MAQIQVQHQSPVTGGNGVAAVAPAAAVTGGAAAAVQGGGGASQFTSTSLYVGDLDFNVTDSQLYDLFNQVGQVVSVRVCRDLSTRRSLGYGYVNYSSPQDAARAMEMLNFTPVNGKSIRVMYSHRDPTLRKSGSANIFIKNLDKSIDNKALHDTFSSFGNILSCKIATDSNGQSKGYGFVQFDNEESAQGAIDKLNGMLMNDKQVYVGHFLRKQERESTTGMTKFNNVYVKNLSDTTTDDELKNVFGEFGTITSAVVMRDADGKPKGFGFVNFENADDAAKAVEALNGKKFDEKEWYVGKAQKKSEREQELKSKFEQTAKEAVDKYQGVNLYVKNLDDSIDDEKLKELFAEFGTITSCKVMRDPSGISRGSGFVAFSTPEEASRALSEMNGKMIVSKPLYVALAQRKEERRAKLQSLQAQFSQLRPVAMPPSLAPRMPIYPPGAPGIGQQLFYGQGPPALIPPQAGFGYQQQLVPGMRPGGAPMPNFFMPMVQQGQQGQRPGGRRGAGPVQQSQQPMPLMQQQMMPRGRMYRYPPGGRNVPDGPMPGVAGGMLSVPYDMGGMLPRDAAAMGQPMPISTLASALANAPPEQQRTMLGESLYPLVDQLEHEHAAKVTGMLLEMDQTEVLHLLESPEALKAKVSEAMEVLRNVQQANSPADQLASLSLNDNLVS; from the exons ATGGCGCAGATTCAGGTACAACATCAGAGTCCAGTGACCGGAGGAAATGGAGTGGCGGCGGTTGCTCCTGCGGCGGCGGTAACTGGTGGTGCTGCGGCGGCGGTACAAGGTGGAGGAGGAGCGAGTCAGTTTACTTCGACGTCGTTGTATGTTGGGGATTTGGATTTTAATGTGACGGATTCGCAGCTTTATGATCTGTTTAATCAAGTGGGACAGGTGGTTTCGGTTAGGGTTTGTAGAGATCTTAGTACGAGGAGATCTCTTGGTTATGGATATGTTAACTACAGTAGTCCTCAGGATG CTGCAAGGGCAATGGAGATGTTGAACTTCACTCCCGTCAATGGGAAGTCCATTAGGGTGATGTATTCTCATAGGGATCCTACTCTTCGTAAGAGTGGATCAGCAAATATATTTATTAAG AATTTGGACAAGTCAATTGACAACAAAGCGTTGCACGACACCTTTTCAAGCTTTGGCAATATTCTTTCTTGCAAGATAGCTACTGATTCTAATGGTCAGTCAAAGGGTTATGGTTTTGTACAATTTGACAACGAAGAATCTGCTCAAGGTGCCATAGATAAGTTAAATGGTATGCTGATGAATGATAAGCAAGTGTATGTTGGACATTTTCTTCGCAAACAGGAAAGAGAATCTACAACTGGCATGACAAAATTCAACAACGTGTATGTGAAAAATTTGTCCGACACTACAACTGATGATGAGTTAAAAAATGTTTTTGGTGAGTTCGGGACTATTACTAGTGCAGTAGTGATGAGGGATGCAGATGGAAAACCCAAGGGCTTTGGGTTTGTTAATTTTGAGAATGCTGATGATGCTGCTAAGGCTGTTGAAGCCTTAAATGGaaagaaatttgatgaaaaagagtGGTATGTTGGGAAAGCTCAGAAGAAGTCTGAAAGAGAGCAAGAACTGAAAAGCAAGTTTGAGCAAACTGCCAAGGAGGCGGTTGATAAATACCAAGGTGTTAATTTGTATGTAAAAAATTTGGATGACAGCATTGATGATGAAAAGCTCAAGGAGCTTTTTGCAGAGTTTGGTACGATAACCTCATGCAAG GTTATGCGGGATCCAAGTGGAATCAGCAGGGGGTCTGGATTTGTTGCCTTCTCTACTCCTGAAGAAGCTTCAAGAGCT CTTTCTGAGATGAATGGCAAGATGATAGTAAGCAAGCCACTCTATGTGGCACTAGCACAGCGGAAAGAGGAGCGAAGAGCGAAGTTGCAG TCTTTACAGGCACAATTTTCACAATTGCGACCGGTGGCAATGCCCCCATCACTTGCTCCTCGCATGCCAATTTACCCTCCTGGTGCTCCTGGGATTGGACAGCAGCTATTTTATGGGCAAGGCCCCCCTGCTCTAATTCCTCCCCAG GCTGGATTTGGTTATCAGCAACAGCTTGTTCCTGGAATGCGTCCCGGAGGAGCTCCTATGCCGAACTTCTTCATGCCGATGGTCCAACAAGGACAACAAGGCCAGCGCCCTGGTGGTCGACGAGGAGCAGGGCCTGTGCAACAATCTCAACAGCCTATGCCGTTGATGCAGCAGCAG ATGATGCCAAGGGGAAGAATGTACCGCTATCCACCCGGTGGGCGTAATGTCCCAGATGGGCCAATGCCCGGCGTTGCTGGGGGTATGCTCTCTGTTCCTTATGATATGGGGGGCATGCTTCCTCGTGATGCTGCTGCAATGGGTCAACCTATGCCAATTTCAACATTGGCTTCTGCCCTTGCTAATGCACCACCTGAACAGCAGAGGACG ATGTTGGGTGAAAGTTTGTACCCACTTGTTGATCAGCTGGAACATGAGCATGCTGCAAAGGTTACAGGCATGCTTCTAGAAATGGACCAGACTGAGGTGTTGCATCTGCTTGAATCACCAGAGGCTTTGAAGGCTAAAGTTTCCGAGGCCATGGAAGTTCTGAGGAATGTTCAGCAGGCTAACAGCCCGGCTGACCAACTTGCCTCGCTTTCCCTCAATGACAACCTTGTTTCTTAG